Proteins encoded within one genomic window of Candidatus Brevundimonas colombiensis:
- a CDS encoding glycosyltransferase family 2 protein — MSAETPEISVVVPVHDEAGAAVPLAREIAAAFAGRSYEMIFVDDASRDATLAELKAAMAELPALRVLSHGTNAGQSRAVRTGVLAARAPVVVTMDGDGQNPPADAPRLIDALMAAPADVGLVGGRRAKRQDTQAKRQASIWANRIRRKLLGDDADDTGCGLKAFRRDVFLRLPYFDHIHRYLPALMIREGFKNQYLDVDHRHRETGRSKYTNWGRLRASVSDLLGVMWLKTRSRQPGAISEF, encoded by the coding sequence ATGAGCGCTGAAACCCCCGAGATTTCCGTCGTCGTTCCCGTCCATGACGAGGCGGGCGCCGCCGTGCCCCTGGCGCGCGAGATCGCCGCCGCCTTCGCCGGGCGCTCGTATGAGATGATCTTCGTGGACGATGCCTCCAGGGACGCGACCCTGGCGGAGTTGAAGGCCGCCATGGCCGAGCTGCCCGCCCTGCGCGTCCTGTCGCACGGGACCAATGCGGGTCAAAGTCGCGCGGTCCGCACCGGCGTCCTCGCCGCCCGCGCCCCGGTCGTGGTCACGATGGACGGCGACGGTCAGAACCCGCCCGCCGACGCCCCGCGCCTGATCGACGCCCTGATGGCCGCTCCCGCCGATGTCGGCCTGGTCGGCGGTCGCCGCGCCAAGCGCCAGGACACCCAGGCCAAGCGCCAGGCGTCGATCTGGGCCAACCGCATCCGCCGCAAACTGCTGGGCGACGACGCCGACGACACCGGCTGCGGGCTAAAGGCGTTTCGCCGCGACGTCTTCCTGCGCCTGCCCTACTTCGATCACATCCACCGCTATCTGCCGGCCCTGATGATCCGCGAAGGGTTCAAGAACCAGTATCTGGACGTGGATCACCGCCATCGCGAGACGGGGCGGTCCAAGTACACCAACTGGGGCCGCCTGCGCGCGTCGGTCTCGGATCTGCTGGGCGTTATGTGGCTGAAGACCCGCTCGCGCCAGCCCGGCGCGATTTCCGAGTTCTGA